atcctaggtattctccatcatcaaactacttgctctataccgagaatggtgaacccgaaagttactttgaggcaagaaaaacaaaagaatccatacaatgggaacttgccatgaaagaagagatgggatcacttgagaagaacaagacttggtcactagtgaagttacctcatgataaaagggcattgcaaagcaaatgggtatatagaatcaagaatgagatggatagcaagaaaaggtacaaggctcgtttggtagtcaaaggctttcaacaaaaggaaggggttgactacaaagagatattttcaccggtagttaaaatgactactatccgtttggtactttctatggttgcatccgaagacttacatcttgagcaactagatgtaaaaactgcattcttacatggtgatcttgttgaagagatctacatgaagcaacccgagggctttgaggtaaagggtaaagagaagtgggtttgtaagctaaagaaaagtttgtatgggttgaagcaagcacctcggcaatggtacttgaagtttgacgagtttatgaagaagattggtttcttaatatgtgaagcggatcactgttgctacttgaagaaattcaagtcttcttacataatcttattgttgtatgttgatgacatgttacttaaaCAATCATCTGCCATGGAAGAATCGAAGGTCAAAATGCTTTAAAAAACGGAATCAGAAGATCAAGACATTTTATGATCATAGGTGATAGGTGATAGGTGCTATTGACGATGCCCTTATTCTAGACACACGAAATCCGAATTAGAAGTTTACTAATCATATTAGGGCTCCACCTTTAGaaatatacttataaatataaataactatTGATAATAATTTGTGGTTACTGCATACCATCCTAATTCACAGTATAAAATGTAACGCCCTTGTTCTACACACGTGCGAACTGTTTGTGTGGCAGCAATTTAAGGTTCTGGTGAACTATAAGCATATATACAAGAGATGCAGGATTACATATATATAGCTCTCATCACTAATGTTGAATCTTATGAACATGATAAAATATGAGTTTGCTGGCGATAGCTCATACAGGTCGAAACTCGATTCCATATACATTAAGACCACGCATATTTCCTTCATAAGATATCAGTTTCAAATGCATAGGAATGTGATCACCTTTTACCTTGTTCGAGTTGAATTCCCACACAATAACTTCGCTCAGTCCATCATCTCTCTGCTGTGGAATCTTTGTAATATCGTGTAAATTTACTGACGTTGGGGTTCTGAAATACACAAACTTGGTCTCCTTGTTTTTCACTAGGAGTACGTCACGTATTCTCACTGGACACTGCAGGCCCTGACATTTTTCTGCAAGCGTGAAAATGAGATAACATGTGTAAGTTGTGTTTGGCGACAATGCTTGATTTTCAAACTTGCATTTAATCCGAAAGACTTGGTTTGATAGAAGCTCAGCCACCTCTGTAAATCTACACATAATCATAATTAAGTTACAGTGAGCATAAACCTCTATACGACAACCTTTTGACTTTAAGAATATGAGATTAAAAATGTCGCCTTCTCATCAGTTTGTTTAATAAAGCATATTTAACCTGGATTCGGAAAGAGATTTCCATGTGAAACACTTCACATCAGCAGAATCCAACAAAACTTTCTTTGCTGGAAGCGTGTGCGATTTCTTCAATTTGGCTTCGCTTTGTGCAAACAACTGTACATTTAAAGATTGACTTATCATTGTGGTACAACAAGGAGTCGTTTTTTACTTCCATAAACACATTATAATTTTATTCTTAAGTCATCGTAGTAGGTGTTAAAAGATTTGTTCATCTACTTATTATCATCCACCCGACATACTCATAATGTAAAAATTCAAAAAAATCAAACCAACAAAAGAGCGAAATATGTTGTATAGAGAGATTATAATACAATCTTGATTATTTAAGTCGTAATGGATGTCTAATGATCAAAAGAGACCTAAACAATATGCCCCATCCGTTCCAATCTAATTGTCAACAAAACAGACAATTTAAATAATATGTGTAATTATTTACTTTTTTGTTTTGCCCCTTACTTTTTATCTATCATATTGTCTTACCTGAATACATTAACGGTATAAAGGAACTTTAACTCATTTTATTATAAATAGACAAACAACTCAAAATTTGGGATCGAGGAAAGTAATTTCTATGTATGTCACGGTAACTACGACAAAAAATCAAGAGACAAGAAAGAGGTTAGTACCTTAAAACTCACATCATTGATGGCTCGAAACTCGATGCCTTCAATAATGATTGCACCACTCAAACAATAACATCGCGAAAAGCTGTCCAACTGAACTTCAAAATCAGTATATTTGTCGTCATATAAGAAACGACTAAGTTCTATCATCATCCATTCATCCTTTCTCCATGTTGCAAAATATGCATTCAAGGTTTTGCCCCCCATTTTGTACTTAAGGTTCACATACATTGGTTGAAATGAAATTATTCTTGGATCATAATATTTGAATACGAGAGAAGCTCCATAAATAACATTCTGGGATAAGAATTGAGGTTTTATTTTGATTTGAATATTTAGATGTGAAACATCGAACATCTTCACGACTCTTTGAAACCTGCAAGTAAATAACGTTAAAAGTCTCATTTTAGAGATCGATGTGCTAGTTAGGATAAGGTGTTCTAACGACACTTTTTATGAGAAAGTTGTCGAAAAAAAGAGAGAGAGGAACCTTGACTTGTGAACAGATCTCCACTTATGCAATTTATGATTTTTATAAGAAAACATTCTTGCGGATACGATTTCATTTCTTTCTTCATTATCGCTTAGAAAAAACCACTGTGCACAAAAGAGAAAACAGATTATATCAAATGGAACTTCATTATCGCTTAGAGTACTTAAATGTAAACATTGTTTTTACATCTTTTAGTTTTAATATGGGGCGGGAACATCTTTGTATCAAATCTCACATGACACCAAAACAGTCAGACCCGATTTTGTGGGCTACCAGTTGGATGACACTCTATGGATAATTAAGGTTTAATGAGATTAATAATATGAGCATGAGATATATCAGTTACCAGTTTGCCTTGTTGAAGAAGAATTCCTTTGTGGAAAATCTGATAAAGCTCCTTCCTCGTTTTGGTAGAGTATATATCAGGGGTTGTTGACATCTTTATTATTTCCTTATAATCTTTGGGCAGCTTGAGTCCCCATATTTCAATATCCTCCTATATATGTATGATTAATGGTTGATGATTAATCGAATAACTACAATTCAATATGATTGATCAACtgaattttgtttttttttatttgttatatACATAATAAATACATAAATGAAAACTTACTTGGAATTCGAGTGCCTTATTAAGCTGTACCACCACCTCATTTGCTGATGGCCGAGTCTTTCCATCAGAATTTAAGCATTGAAGGGCGATCGCTTGAAAAGTGATAAGTGACTCTGACATAATTTGTTCTTTTATACCTTCAAAAATCATAGCGTCAAGGTTTCCTTTTTCAACATAGTGAAGTTTTGACAAAGGACCTAAAGACTGCTTATGACGTTTAGCAAATGCCAATCTGCCGCACATCATCTCTATTAGAACAACACCTAATGAATATATATCTGAATCTTTATCTAAATAACCATTAATTTGTGGGTCATTATAACCCACTGAGCTGTAAGCATGATCTCCCTTGTAACTTTCAACTTTCTCATATTCCCAAAATTTTATGCACAGCTCCAAATTAGCAATTTTAGCCCTGAAATCACTATTTAATAAAATACTGGCACTTTTTATGTCTCTATGTATCATCACATGATTTTTCTTTGCACAACCTGTATGTAAAGAATCCAGTCCTTTTGCAACATCTATGCCTATCTTTAGGCGTTTTGTCCATGTAAGATTGACATCATCCAAATGCTTGTTGAGTCTTCTATTATATCCGTGCTCATAAACAATGATTTTTTCATCCATTTCGTTACAATAGCCTCCAAGACCGATGATAGATTCTTGCTTATACTTGAAAAAAACTTCAAGCTCTGTCAAAAACTCATTATGATGCTTTGGATCGTATTTGTTATTCCACCGCTTTACCAAAATGGTGCTGCATCCATCATCACCAAAAGCTTTTCCTTCGTATAACTTCCAACATCTTCCAGATCCAAGGCAATTGTATTCACTGAAGTTTTTGGTGGCTGATATTATCTCATTAAAGGACATTTGGAAGTTGTCCTTACTGCTTTTCTGTAAATAATGTTTTCGTTAAACTATTTGATATCggttaaaaagtcacgttttcaccccggtattgaggcccaaagaACAACAgagttccaagctttatcgccaaaataccagCTTTGTCgcttaaaattgaagatcaagtgattacaaagacggtgcaaaaagaatcaagagaatcggagctaaaacgaagattctagagcaaaaactgtgaaagacaagaaaccaagctacgatcaaggaaatcGAGTTACGACccagtgaattcagcaaaccaggacaggccaaacggcttgccaaacggcctgccactatggaaaacGGCTTGCCACACGGCCAAGGCAAACGGGCACAAGAAACGGGCCAccaggcaaacggcctgccaaacggcctgccagccgtttgcaggccaatttcacttctatttaaagggtctttgtcatccattccaacacacacttgaaattattctttctctctctttctacaatattagtcatacgttcaaggtcttcgactccgttcgGGAAACCtaatacccggagaagaacgccgaagattgtattaggagcggtctggagtttgaagttgtcacttttgtattcggaactcgtttaatctactagtacttctatcctttgtctttatataatgttttccattattatgctttgtgatattgttgtcatgattagcgagtagttatctttagtgtatgctatgatgtagtcactTATAATGCctgaataatgttatggtttgtgtatgttgttgagatgttttccgattatgctttaaactcaatcgattttccaactaatagaacgtagttatcggctctgttattgggaagtcgcgaaccttgattcagagtacactatctgtgtcactccttggtaagagaagtctatcggatacaacgtaagtttgactaaggcacaccggttgtagtaagtccaccgagccttggattctgactgaggactctttcgtagtgaaacatctgacttgacccctagtacattgtcgatcctagactatgctagtgtagtcaccaagcatataaaatttgtacgtgcatgctgaagcacaacggttgttgtaagctgtacctctgctaagtaaggccatggaacccggttaatgttgattagtacactgcaccataacgcggtctcgagcattgcaccccgcttgagtgattcttagttaattaaggaactgtttgtttagacgtaTAAAGGAttcgaccgttaggataaccgaacgtgtttgatatcgcatattttatacacattttccttagcgatatcgatcacattttagtcctTTCGGATACGATTTGGCATTTATTTTGATAATGTTATGAAAGTTCGAGTTATAAGACCaagaagatgaaatttgaagttatgtgatggttttagtgattttctatgcAAACGAGTGAAAGATGTTGGTTCGGTTCGAGTTCGGTTGGaattagtgagttttcagcttcAGATTCAGCAAATGAGGCTTGGAGCGCCGCTCAgaaacatggagcgccgctccattaggCGTGAAAATTAGGTCGAGAGTTTTAAAAGTTCCACAGATCAGGTCTTTGGCACATTGAGCGCCGCTCAacatttggagcgccgctccatcttCAGCCGGCTTCAGAATTTGGGTATTTAAAGCACGAATTTTTACCCTAATGGTCATATCTTATTCCCAGACGAATTGCAGCAGCTTTTAGACGAAAAAAGGtgttttttggggaatcccaaaaTCATTCTAATGCTTCAATCATTACGGGAACGTGCTTCGATTCATTCATCACTCAAGATTCACTCATCTATTAGGTTTATCTCTTTGTTTCAAACAATGAATTCATCTTTTATTT
This genomic window from Rutidosis leptorrhynchoides isolate AG116_Rl617_1_P2 chromosome 2, CSIRO_AGI_Rlap_v1, whole genome shotgun sequence contains:
- the LOC139894668 gene encoding uncharacterized protein: MAKIADFGLSKLRDANQQGSTVVTDHVAGTSLYLDPEYNKTGKLKKASDIYSFGVVLFELLCGRLAYDSIYYANNRTGLPSVIVGQSFDMERLKKMVDPKIMEADANILKITGGVNQDSLETFITIAYKCLAETQAQRPLMEFVIKELEKSLEYQKSSKDNFQMSFNEIISATKNFSEYNCLGSGRCWKLYEGKAFGDDGCSTILVKRWNNKYDPKHHNEFLTELEVFFKYKQESIIGLGGYCNEMDEKIIVYEHGYNRRLNKHLDDVNLTWTKRLKIGIDVAKGLDSLHTGCAKKNHVMIHRDIKSASILLNSDFRAKIANLELCIKFWEYEKVESYKGDHAYSSVGYNDPQINGYLDKDSDIYSLGVVLIEMMCGRLAFAKRHKQSLGPLSKLHYVEKGNLDAMIFEGIKEQIMSESLITFQAIALQCLNSDGKTRPSANEVVVQLNKALEFQEDIEIWGLKLPKDYKEIIKMSTTPDIYSTKTRKELYQIFHKGILLQQGKLWFFLSDNEERNEIVSARMFSYKNHKLHKWRSVHKSRFQRVVKMFDVSHLNIQIKIKPQFLSQNVIYGASLVFKYYDPRIISFQPMYVNLKYKMGGKTLNAYFATWRKDEWMMIELSRFLYDDKYTDFEVQLDSFSRCYCLSGAIIIEGIEFRAINDVSFKLFAQSEAKLKKSHTLPAKKVLLDSADVKCFTWKSLSESRFTEVAELLSNQVFRIKCKFENQALSPNTTYTCYLIFTLAEKCQGLQCPVRIRDVLLVKNKETKFVYFRTPTSVNLHDITKIPQQRDDGLSEVIVWEFNSNKVKGDHIPMHLKLISYEGNMRGLNVYGIEFRPV